DNA sequence from the Buchnera aphidicola str. Ua (Uroleucon ambrosiae) genome:
AAGTGTTGAAAGAATACTTTCTTTCAACATGTAATTTTTCATAATAAATATTATAATATAGGTGAAATTATGGATTATTTTACATTATTTAATTTACCAAAACAATTTCAAATTAATCAAAAATTACTTGCTAAAAATTTTTATACATTACAATCAAAATTTCATCCTGATTTATTTATTTATGATACCAATTTAAAAAAAAATAGTTTTAAAAAATCAATAGAATTAAATACAGGTTATAAGACCTTAAAAGATTTTTTAAGTAGAGCGATATATTTACTTGATTTAAAGGGTTTTAAAATAAATACAGACACTGTTTTATTAAATCACAATCATTTTTTAACAAAATACTTTTCTTTATATGAAGAAATAGATCATTTAAAAAAAAATTGTTTTAATCAAGAAAATTGGGAAAATATTATAAAAAAAGTAATCAATAAAATAGAAAATTGTCAAAAAAATATTGAATTAGAATTTGAAAAAGAAAACTACAAAAATATTATTTTTTTAATAGAAAAATTATTATTTTTAAGAAAAATAAAATTTAATTTACAAAAAGAACGTAATTTATTTTTAAGACAAGAAAATTAGGGTATATATATGATTTTTTTGAAAAAAAAATGCAAAAAAAAATTATTGTTAGGTATTGATCTTGGTACTACTTATTCATTAGTAGCTACGGTAATACAAAATCGTGTCAGATTGTTACTAGATGAACAAAAACGTTATTTATTACCATCTGTTGTACATTATAAAAAAAATACTGTTACAGTAGGTTGGGATGCTTTAAAAAATACTATTGAAGATCCTTCTAATACTATTAGTTCTGTTAAACGTTTACTTGGCCGTTCTTTGAATTTTGTCAAAAATACTTTTCCTATTTTACCATATTTTATAGAAGAAGATGAAAAAAAAGGTCTTTTTTTTCACACAGATGCTGGTGTTATTACTCCTGTCGATGTTTCTAGTCATATATTAAAAAATCTCAAAGAAAGAGCTATTTTTTTGTTTAATCAAGAAATACATGCAAGTATTATTACAGTTCCAGCATATTTTAATGATATTCAAAAAAAAGCAACTAAACAAGCAGCTATTTTAGCTAAAATTAATTTAGTAAAATTATTAAATGAACCAACAGCAGCAGCTTTTGCATACGGTGTAAAAATACAAAAAAAAGATATTATTTTTGTATATGATTTAGGTGGTGGTACTTTTGATATTTCTATATTAAAATTACATCAAGGTATGTTTGAAGTATTAGCATCTAGTGGTGATTCTAATTTAGGAGGCGATGATTTTGATTATGTTTTAGCCGATTATATTTATAAAAAATCAAATTTATCAGATCAATGCAATGATTTTTTTCAATCTTCATTATTAAAGATTGCTAAATCTACCAAAATTAAATTAACACAATATGAAAAGGTTAAAGTTAGTTTTTTAAATTGGGAAGGTTATATTACTCGAGATGAATTTAATTTTATTATTATTCCTTTTGTTAAAAGAACATTATTAATTTGCTCTAATCTTTTAGAAGAAATTAATTTATCTATTGAAAAAATAGAAGAAGTAATTATGGTAGGAGGATCAACTCGTGTCCCATTAGTATATAATCAAGTATCAAAATTTTTTAATAGAAAATTATTAAATGATATTAATCCAGATCAAGTTGTGGCAATCGGTGCAGCACTTCATGCTAATATGTTATTTAATATAAATGTTAAACGTAAAATAATTTTATTAGATGTCATGCCTCTTTCATTAGGTATTGAAGTAATGGGTGGTTTTGTTGAAAAAATTATATTACGTAATACTGCGCTTCCTATCTCAAAAACAAAAGAATTCACAACTTATAAAGATAATCAAAAATCTATTCTTATACATATTGTTCAAGGAGAACGAGAGTTAGTCAAAGATTGTATTTCATTATCTCGTTTTGTTTTAAAAGATATCAAACCTCAGAAAGCTGGATTAGTTCGTATTTCTGTAACATTTGAAGTAAATACAGATGGATTAATTAATGTTACAGTATTAGAACAAAATAGTAACAAAGAAGAAGTAATACAAATTAATAATAATACTGTATTAAAAAATATTAATATTTCTAAAATAGTAGAAAATTCTTTAAAAAATTCTAAAAATGATTATTACTTTAGAGTAAAAGAAGAAAAAAAAATGGAATCTGTACGTGTATTAAATATTTTAGATAATGCTTTAATAAAATATCAACATTTAATTTCTTCAAAAGAATTAAAAAAAATAAAATTTTTTGAAGAAAAATTAAAAAAATCTATTGAACAAGATGATTTTTTTGCTATTAAAACAAATTTAAAAAAATTAGATGAAGCAAGTATTAATTTCTTTTCATTACAATTAAAAAAGACGATTAATTGTTCTTCTATTTTAAATAGTTTAAAAGAGGATGTATAAATGCCTAATATTTTATTTTT
Encoded proteins:
- the hscB gene encoding Fe-S protein assembly co-chaperone HscB; translated protein: MDYFTLFNLPKQFQINQKLLAKNFYTLQSKFHPDLFIYDTNLKKNSFKKSIELNTGYKTLKDFLSRAIYLLDLKGFKINTDTVLLNHNHFLTKYFSLYEEIDHLKKNCFNQENWENIIKKVINKIENCQKNIELEFEKENYKNIIFLIEKLLFLRKIKFNLQKERNLFLRQEN
- the hscA gene encoding Fe-S protein assembly chaperone HscA, which codes for MIFLKKKCKKKLLLGIDLGTTYSLVATVIQNRVRLLLDEQKRYLLPSVVHYKKNTVTVGWDALKNTIEDPSNTISSVKRLLGRSLNFVKNTFPILPYFIEEDEKKGLFFHTDAGVITPVDVSSHILKNLKERAIFLFNQEIHASIITVPAYFNDIQKKATKQAAILAKINLVKLLNEPTAAAFAYGVKIQKKDIIFVYDLGGGTFDISILKLHQGMFEVLASSGDSNLGGDDFDYVLADYIYKKSNLSDQCNDFFQSSLLKIAKSTKIKLTQYEKVKVSFLNWEGYITRDEFNFIIIPFVKRTLLICSNLLEEINLSIEKIEEVIMVGGSTRVPLVYNQVSKFFNRKLLNDINPDQVVAIGAALHANMLFNINVKRKIILLDVMPLSLGIEVMGGFVEKIILRNTALPISKTKEFTTYKDNQKSILIHIVQGERELVKDCISLSRFVLKDIKPQKAGLVRISVTFEVNTDGLINVTVLEQNSNKEEVIQINNNTVLKNINISKIVENSLKNSKNDYYFRVKEEKKMESVRVLNILDNALIKYQHLISSKELKKIKFFEEKLKKSIEQDDFFAIKTNLKKLDEASINFFSLQLKKTINCSSILNSLKEDV